A window of Lodderomyces elongisporus chromosome 8, complete sequence genomic DNA:
TTACGATTGGGTACAGTTTGACGAAGATAGCTTATCTGAATATGCGTCAGTtaacaacagcaacggTAATAACAAGAAtaacaatagcaatagcGACATCGGTTTCAATTCCAATAAGAGCGGTATATCAGGGCCACAACTGGCGTCAAATGGCGCCGCAGGTTCTTTTCAGAGTAGTACATACGTTGTTGTTCCACCAAATGATACAAATATGAACAATAGGTGTCTCATTTGTAGAGAGCAAGTGAGGGCTAAGTACAATGACGAGATTGGTGAGTGGGTATGGAATGAATGTATTAGACAACCGGGAGAGAAGAATGGTAGGAGGATTGTTCATGTGAGTTGCTATAATGATCGCAAAAGGGCAGCCGATGCTGATTTGAATGCCAATGTGAAACGGGAGAAATATTGATTTGCGAAAGAGCACTCTAATTGTTTACATTTAATTTGAAGCTGGAAAGTAAGAAGCAAAGAATGAAAtcaatacatatatatatatatatatatataaacggAATAAAGACAAGGAGATAGGATGCAAAGAAACATtcggaaagaaaaaaaagagaaaagccaaaagccaaaagataaaagagaaaagagaaaaacaaaagcaaagaaaagaaaagcaaagaaaagccAAATAGAACATATACGCCGACTAGAAAGATCCGGCAAAATAACAAGCTCGATGTTAAGGGGCTTCCCTGTTCATAAATACATAATGTTTTTACTTAGTCGATATGTAGTAATCTATTGTTCTGTGCAGCACTCATTGGAAATTTACTGACCCAAACATTTCAAGATATCTTTCCAAACTTTAGCAGGCTTTTGGGAGGCATCAATACCTTGCCAAATACCGGTCTTTTTGTAGTATTCAACAATTGGTTCGGTTTGTGCGTGGTAAGTTACCaatctcttcttcaaagCAGCTTCATTGTCATCGGATCTTTGCACCAATGGTTCACCAGTGATGTCATCGGTCATCTCTTTCTTTGGAGGTGAAAAGATCTTGTGATATGATCTACCAGAAGCTGGGTGGACCAATCTTCCGGTGATTCTATCAACTAATAACTCATCGTCAATCTTCAATTCAATGGCGTTTTCCAATGGAGTCTTTCTGTCTTTCAACATAGAGTCCAATTTTTCAGCTTGGGGAATAGTTCTTGGGAAACCGTCCAAAATAAAACCCTTTTTACAATCTTGGTTGGTTTCCAACTCTTGTTTGATCATACCAATCATAATTTCATCATTGACCAATCCACCTTGATCCATAATCTTTTTGGCTTCAAGACCTAAAGGAGTACCTTGCTTAACTTGGGAACGCAACATGTCACCAGTAGCCAAATGACAAGCACAGAACTTATCCTTCAAGTCGGTGGATTGGGTACCTTTACCAGAACCCGGAGCTCCAATCAACACCAATCTCAATTGTTTGGCGAAATCTGGTTGGGAAGATGGGAGAACACCAACTTTTTTCTCCAATTGTTGGATTCTCTCGTGGAGCTTGTGTACGGTAtctttcaattcttcaactgacattttttttgttaaattttattttgtaaaAAGACTTGGTAAGTAATTACAAAAATGGCTAAGTTTAAATGTAAGAGGAGGTGATAAAAAgaggttttttttttatattcgAGGTAGAAATATCACGAATagactttttcaaaattgattTCCTGTGGGGAGGATTCGAGATTCATTCACCCGGAGcgagtgaaaaaaaaaggaagaaaaagaaaaaaagaaaaaaaaaggcatATTGAATTTTCAGcttgttcttctcttttgtgTCATGTtggcttttttttcttctgtctctttattttttttttttttattttttttttgcaatcttTCATCTTATTGGTCCCAAAAGTTACCTATAATAAATTGAATAGATTGTGTAGAAAGTATATTGAACACCGAGATCCTTTTGTCCAATTTTATATAGTTTTCATGATGAGGGTTGTTTAGCCAGTCTAGTAGAAAAGAAGTTATTACTTTGGTATTgccaaaaaactttttaaCTTATTTCTAATTACTATttgaattgaagaaaataaaattaatagAAAGGATAGTGTTTGTATATACTTCGAGTCTCAAGGTTGATGTTCTAAAAACTTAGAGGATAAAACAAACGAGTATTAAGTATACAGTTTGAGATGACCAACTAGCTGTATCGTGGCAGTCAATGAATTATGGAAAATTAAGGAACTTGCAAAATAAGCTGCTTCtttctgattttttttttatccttttcttttctttgttacTCTAGGCCATTTTTTAACCATTTTTTAACCATTTTTTGACCTTCCTTTCCTCCGATCTTCTCTATCAAACTCTATTTGGTAGCGACGGCAtcttccttctcttccCCTCCCCTCCCCCACCTCATTTACACTATCCTTCACATACCTTGTAATCATAAACTATGAATCTCTAAGCTAATCATCGCCcttagttgttgttttctatttttttctatttttttttcttttttttttttgtttttgcaaccatCATCATGGGCTTGAGATCAACTTTGTCCACAACAGCATACGTTCTTTCATTTCTCATTCTTTGCAATGAAGTAAATAAAGCATACAAAAAACTATCacaacaagagaaaaaactTACACCATTACCACCGAAATCGCGTGGTATCGAATCACGAATAGGCAACACGCCATTAATAGAGATCAAATCGCTCCTGCGCAAAACAGGTTGTAAAATATATGCTAAATTGGAACTTTCCAATCCTGCGGGTAGTTCCAAAGACCGTGTCGCATTAGCTATTATCCGGGCTGCTGAAACTCAGGGATTAATTCGCCCATACCATGGTGATGTCATCTTTGAAGGTACCTCAGGCTCCACTGGAATTAGTTTTGCCGTATTGTGCAATGCTTTGGGCTATACGGCGCATATATGTCTACCCGATGACACATCGCCTGAAAAATTACTACTTTTAGAATCATTGGGCGCGGAGGTTGAGAAGGTGAAACCAGCAAGTATCATTGATCCCAATCAATATGTCAATGCGGCAAAGCGAGGCGCAGAAGCAATCAATAATGACCCAAATGACCCGAGAAGAGCCATTTTTGCTAACCAGTTTGAAAATGATTTCAACTGGAGGATTCATTACACTACAACTGGGCCAGAAATTttaaaacaattctcgGATGATGAGAAGGGAGTCGATGTTTTTATAAGCGGTAGTGGTACTGGTGGAACCATTGCCGGTGTAGGAAGAGCATTAAAGGAATACAATGAGGATACCAAAATTATATTGGCCGACCCGCAAGGAAGTGGACTTGCTAATAGAAT
This region includes:
- the ADK1 gene encoding Adenylate kinase, whose translation is MSVEELKDTVHKLHERIQQLEKKVGVLPSSQPDFAKQLRLVLIGAPGSGKGTQSTDLKDKFCACHLATGDMLRSQVKQGTPLGLEAKKIMDQGGLVNDEIMIGMIKQELETNQDCKKGFILDGFPRTIPQAEKLDSMLKDRKTPLENAIELKIDDELLVDRITGRLVHPASGRSYHKIFSPPKKEMTDDITGEPLVQRSDDNEAALKKRLVTYHAQTEPIVEYYKKTGIWQGIDASQKPAKVWKDILKCLGQ
- the MCY1 gene encoding Putative mitochondrial cysteine synthase → MGLRSTLSTTAYVLSFLILCNEVNKAYKKLSQQEKKLTPLPPKSRGIESRIGNTPLIEIKSLSRKTGCKIYAKLELSNPAGSSKDRVALAIIRAAETQGLIRPYHGDVIFEGTSGSTGISFAVLCNALGYTAHICLPDDTSPEKLLLLESLGAEVEKVKPASIIDPNQYVNAAKRGAEAINNDPNDPRRAIFANQFENDFNWRIHYTTTGPEILKQFSDDEKGVDVFISGSGTGGTIAGVGRALKEYNEDTKIILADPQGSGLANRINYGVLYDSVEKEGTRRRHQVDTLVEGIGLNRLTWNFSKAIPYIDEAVKVTDEQALKMARYICLNDGLFWGSSSAINCVAAVQTALKYGPGQTIVLVACDSGERHMSKFHAAAIKHGLCELEDIIQDTD